The Gemmatimonadota bacterium genome has a segment encoding these proteins:
- a CDS encoding ATP-binding protein yields MSVLVIDHPVPSSDSCHMVQFFESEESLEDAVSQFLGTGLATGEMVVVIATAAHRGAFWRHLTGRAFDLERAQAAGLYTEFDARDTIAGFKVEGSPDAAKFMATVGSRIAALQRSRPGVRIRVFDEMVDLLWGEGNPAAALELESLWGVLCGRESLSLLCAYNITHFDADDRMAGVAAVCQAHDHTVPSEQSDGQSNTDGQLRELTLLQQRAAVLSLEVARHTSLEDELRQALLAATEAGAVAEETVRYNEMFTRMLGHDLRNPLNAIVTTASYISRLSTDPKLLAAAKRITSSSLRMARMIEQLLDFTRIRVGAGLRLVRAPADLHQLCHVVAAGVEADHPGHKIVVAPRGNVVGEMDAGRMLQVLSNLLTNAVQYGEDATQVRVDIDGSDAEMLALSVRNAGAVPPGILPALFEPVHDGRKGEHTQGLGLGLYLTRQLVLAHGGEIAVHSSEAGGTVIRVELPRHATVDVAA; encoded by the coding sequence GTGAGCGTTCTTGTGATCGATCACCCCGTGCCGTCGAGCGACTCCTGCCACATGGTGCAGTTCTTCGAAAGTGAGGAGTCGCTCGAGGACGCGGTGTCGCAGTTCCTCGGGACGGGGCTCGCCACCGGTGAGATGGTGGTCGTCATTGCGACGGCCGCCCATCGCGGTGCTTTCTGGCGGCACCTTACCGGCAGGGCCTTCGATCTTGAGCGGGCACAGGCGGCAGGCCTCTACACCGAGTTCGATGCGCGGGATACCATCGCGGGCTTCAAGGTCGAAGGCAGCCCCGATGCTGCGAAATTCATGGCGACGGTCGGATCGCGCATTGCTGCGTTGCAGCGCTCGCGGCCAGGTGTGCGAATCCGGGTCTTCGATGAGATGGTCGATCTGCTGTGGGGTGAGGGGAACCCGGCTGCAGCGCTCGAGCTCGAATCGCTCTGGGGCGTGCTCTGCGGGCGCGAGTCGCTATCGCTGCTCTGCGCCTACAACATCACGCACTTCGACGCGGACGACCGCATGGCCGGGGTGGCGGCCGTCTGCCAGGCGCATGACCATACCGTGCCATCGGAGCAGAGTGATGGACAGTCAAACACAGACGGCCAACTGCGGGAACTGACCCTGCTGCAGCAGCGCGCTGCGGTGCTGTCGCTCGAAGTCGCACGGCATACGTCGCTGGAAGATGAGCTGCGCCAGGCGCTGCTGGCAGCCACGGAAGCGGGCGCGGTTGCCGAAGAAACGGTACGCTATAACGAGATGTTCACGAGAATGCTCGGGCACGACCTGCGAAATCCGCTGAATGCCATCGTGACCACGGCGAGTTACATCTCCCGCCTCAGCACCGACCCGAAGCTGCTTGCCGCTGCCAAGCGGATCACCTCGAGTTCGTTGCGGATGGCACGGATGATCGAGCAACTGCTCGACTTCACCAGGATACGTGTCGGCGCGGGCCTCCGGCTGGTGCGCGCACCGGCCGACCTGCATCAGCTCTGCCACGTGGTCGCCGCCGGTGTCGAGGCCGACCACCCCGGTCACAAGATCGTGGTGGCGCCGCGGGGCAATGTGGTCGGAGAGATGGACGCCGGGCGGATGTTGCAGGTGCTCTCGAACCTGCTCACCAACGCAGTACAGTACGGTGAGGACGCGACCCAGGTGCGGGTGGATATCGACGGCTCCGATGCGGAGATGCTGGCGCTCTCGGTGCGCAACGCCGGCGCGGTACCGCCGGGAATCCTGCCAGCGCTCTTCGAACCGGTGCACGATGGGCGCAAGGGGGAGCACACCCAGGGCCT
- a CDS encoding response regulator, giving the protein MPHEGSILIADDDATFREATADLLRCEGYTVDTAPDAAAAMASVRLGSYDLLISDLEMPGNEGLKLVRDVASEAGGLPVIILTGLPTIDSAVASIDLPVSAYLLKPVDLPTLFEKAATAIGRFHTYRTMRETEQRMEQWRHELGQITTTSLTPARGTPSVDAFLALTLRNVMGSLSDLGLLGQALTGRQAGANPCQLMNCPRGAQLQAAVRETVAVLEETKGSFKSKQLGDLRQQLELLLQHV; this is encoded by the coding sequence ATGCCACACGAAGGCTCGATCCTGATCGCCGATGATGACGCGACTTTTCGCGAGGCCACCGCAGATCTTCTCCGCTGCGAGGGGTACACGGTGGACACGGCGCCCGACGCGGCCGCCGCGATGGCGTCGGTTCGACTGGGGAGCTACGATCTGCTCATCAGCGATCTTGAGATGCCGGGCAACGAAGGGTTGAAGCTGGTGCGGGACGTCGCTTCCGAGGCTGGTGGTCTGCCGGTGATCATCCTGACCGGGCTGCCAACCATCGACTCCGCCGTGGCGTCGATCGATCTGCCCGTGAGCGCCTATCTCCTCAAGCCGGTCGACCTCCCCACGCTCTTCGAGAAGGCCGCCACAGCAATCGGCCGCTTCCACACCTACCGCACCATGCGCGAAACCGAGCAGCGGATGGAGCAGTGGCGCCACGAACTCGGCCAGATCACAACCACGTCGCTCACCCCGGCTCGGGGGACGCCGTCAGTGGATGCCTTCCTCGCGCTGACCCTCCGTAACGTGATGGGTTCACTGAGTGACCTCGGCCTGCTTGGCCAGGCGCTGACCGGCCGGCAGGCCGGTGCTAACCCCTGCCAGCTGATGAATTGCCCGCGGGGGGCCCAGCTCCAGGCAGCGGTCCGCGAGACTGTCGCGGTGCTCGAGGAAACCAAGGGATCGTTCAAGTCGAAACAGCTGGGCGACCTGCGCCAGCAGCTGGAGTTGTTGCTGCAGCACGTCTAG
- a CDS encoding pyridoxamine 5'-phosphate oxidase family protein, with protein MEQALDLARLDVLPLPTGAREGRSAMRQPEAAPPTAARRRSPNLRLLDDGDDGVQRKAGAWAAMVELGRWAAHTFRVAMWTAPTAGDCLHADPATLRGLIRKSRVALLTTRDRGGKLHTRPMAPTRRLFDGEIWFATPDADPLLDHVRARAPVQVTYLDRETNRSLVLNGVARVCQRATHGAGFSAMMPRRQTAAPITFIRVDVLSADVWE; from the coding sequence ATGGAACAGGCACTCGATTTGGCTCGGCTCGATGTACTCCCGCTCCCCACCGGCGCTCGCGAGGGCCGCTCGGCAATGCGGCAGCCAGAGGCGGCCCCGCCGACCGCCGCTCGCCGCCGCTCCCCCAACCTCCGTCTGCTCGACGACGGTGACGACGGGGTACAGCGCAAGGCAGGGGCATGGGCCGCGATGGTCGAACTCGGTCGCTGGGCCGCGCACACCTTCCGGGTCGCGATGTGGACGGCGCCGACCGCCGGCGATTGCCTCCATGCCGATCCGGCCACCCTGCGCGGGCTCATTCGCAAGAGCCGCGTCGCGCTGCTGACGACCAGGGACCGCGGTGGCAAGCTGCATACCCGCCCAATGGCTCCCACGCGGCGGCTCTTCGATGGCGAGATCTGGTTTGCCACCCCCGATGCGGACCCGCTCCTCGACCATGTTCGCGCCCGTGCCCCGGTCCAGGTGACCTATCTCGATCGTGAGACGAACCGTTCGCTGGTGCTCAACGGTGTGGCGCGCGTCTGCCAACGGGCGACCCACGGCGCCGGCTTCTCCGCAATGATGCCGCGTCGCCAGACCGCTGCACCGATCACCTTCATCCGGGTCGATGTTCTGAGCGCCGACGTATGGGAGTGA
- a CDS encoding pyridoxamine 5'-phosphate oxidase family protein: MTLTPWANPEADSRALLGHLAGIVRTIPAALITTVDSTGVIHTRLLPNTNTDCERELYFLAPGDMPIVREIRRQPDVLVTFSAPGSDRFIVVNGTARVEHDTELAERLWHPAIASWFPTGEGEAALAVLKVAVAGVEVWD, encoded by the coding sequence GTGACCCTGACCCCCTGGGCCAACCCCGAGGCCGACTCGCGTGCCCTGCTGGGCCACCTGGCAGGCATCGTGCGCACGATCCCGGCGGCACTCATCACCACGGTCGACTCGACCGGCGTCATTCATACGCGACTGCTGCCGAATACCAACACCGACTGCGAACGGGAGCTGTACTTCCTCGCACCGGGTGACATGCCGATCGTGCGCGAGATCCGCCGGCAGCCAGACGTGCTGGTGACCTTCAGCGCGCCCGGCTCCGATCGCTTCATCGTGGTCAACGGGACGGCCCGCGTCGAACACGATACGGAACTCGCGGAGCGACTCTGGCATCCCGCCATCGCCTCCTGGTTCCCCACCGGTGAAGGCGAGGCCGCGCTCGCCGTCCTGAAAGTCGCCGTCGCTGGCGTAGAAGTGTGGGATTGA
- a CDS encoding CPBP family intramembrane glutamic endopeptidase, producing the protein MALSKRTALGISLTVILAGWIYQIANQQAAAIVPDTFAEVVRSIVAAKLVVSVLLIGLMRLQGQGARDLGVRWDGWAGQVARGIGIGVVMFLALNVALDSAMRAIIPSAPTTGPSINVYFADPRNLFAWLPIGIFGGGVVEELERIFILTRFEQWLGRRGLILGAVLSSAMFGLGHMYQGTAAVISTGISGLVFCLVYLRRRSALEVISAHAFSDVLAMLGATFMMPHT; encoded by the coding sequence GTGGCGCTGTCGAAACGCACCGCGCTCGGAATCTCGCTCACGGTGATCCTGGCAGGCTGGATCTACCAGATCGCCAATCAGCAAGCCGCTGCAATTGTCCCCGACACTTTCGCCGAAGTCGTTCGCTCGATCGTCGCGGCGAAGCTCGTGGTCTCCGTCCTGCTGATCGGTTTGATGCGATTGCAGGGGCAGGGTGCTCGTGACCTGGGTGTGCGATGGGACGGCTGGGCGGGGCAGGTTGCGCGGGGCATCGGCATCGGCGTCGTGATGTTTCTCGCGCTCAACGTGGCCCTCGACTCGGCGATGCGCGCGATCATTCCGTCGGCGCCGACCACCGGCCCATCCATCAACGTGTATTTCGCCGACCCGCGCAATCTCTTCGCATGGCTGCCGATCGGCATCTTCGGGGGCGGCGTGGTGGAAGAGCTGGAGCGCATTTTCATACTCACGCGCTTCGAGCAGTGGCTCGGCCGACGCGGGCTGATTCTGGGTGCGGTGCTGAGCTCTGCGATGTTCGGGCTGGGACACATGTATCAGGGAACGGCGGCCGTGATATCGACCGGAATCTCGGGGCTGGTCTTCTGTCTGGTCTACTTGCGGCGGCGATCAGCGTTGGAGGTGATTTCAGCGCACGCGTTCAGCGACGTGCTCGCGATGCTCGGCGCGACTTTCATGATGCCGCACACCTAG
- a CDS encoding bleomycin resistance family protein yields MLAHALTPILNVSNIQESFAWFEKLGWSKGWEWGEPATFGGVCSGKCEIFLCQDGQGGRGRGPHSATFGPTGDESGDKGVWMSVWVDSADAVHARCLEQGLDVTWPPTDMPWDVREMHVRHPDGHVFRISQGLGEHAE; encoded by the coding sequence ATGCTCGCCCACGCCCTGACACCGATCCTCAACGTATCGAACATCCAGGAGAGCTTTGCCTGGTTCGAGAAGCTCGGCTGGAGCAAAGGGTGGGAATGGGGCGAGCCGGCAACGTTCGGCGGTGTCTGTTCCGGCAAGTGCGAGATCTTTCTCTGTCAGGATGGCCAGGGCGGTCGCGGTCGCGGGCCACATTCGGCGACCTTCGGCCCCACAGGCGATGAGAGCGGCGACAAGGGCGTCTGGATGTCGGTCTGGGTCGACAGCGCCGACGCCGTGCACGCGCGCTGCCTCGAGCAGGGGCTCGACGTGACCTGGCCGCCAACCGACATGCCCTGGGACGTGCGCGAGATGCACGTGCGCCATCCCGATGGCCACGTCTTTCGCATCAGCCAGGGACTCGGGGAGCATGCGGAGTAG
- a CDS encoding ADOP family duplicated permease yields MPEPTPALYRALLHLLPRPFRLRFGAEMGELFVMQMAMAPNRVARVRLWISAIADLMVQGTAERFQLRPRAPSLTPTPPSDSMGTLRYTLRSAFRTLLARPGFTLPVVLTLGLGIGLASAMALVVNGVLLKPLSYPEPEQLVRLSERTANAPSIETSVLTFTDWRERATGISAMAAAVHRNIAVTGISEPTRVPALFVTADFFRVAGVQLFKGRAYGADENREGALPVVVVSHGFWRETLGSPASLDQARITVADLLNRSEQYQVVGVMPPEFDLLGSAQLYLPLERGVPWNVRNHTVAVIARLRPGVPLATASASLNAVQASIRAEDPRIDALGVTVQPLADEILGPVRQPLLLLLGSAALLLLIAFTNVAGVLLARGIARQPEMRLRTALGAGRGRLIGQLIAESAVLAGMAAIAASIVAKGLFTLFAKVDPTVMPRLQQVAPGWPGLLLVSALLAMAGVGLFGVSSALLTTQWGAAGLRVRGSTAQPGQRAVWRALLAAEVALAFTLLIVAGLLGRSLWRIASVETGFDATDVATVEATLPADKYHDNASLAGYFERALATLRAVPGVQEAGVNIILPLPGASSVAGPVHLEGRDTKDLIAQYRIADEGYFKALRIPLLRGRLFDDRDRENTEHAAVINSAMAKQFWGNADAIGKRFSIPGMDGFGDAWLTVVGVVADARPWNVAEGAQVMYYVNYRQRPTFLGVMGGNLVIRGSKGMVAPQAIRQALAAVDPNVPLRISTLPERLGRGTADRQFILTILGVFASLALVLSAVGIWSVSSFVISRRVREMGIRLAVGATPSQVRRLLQREAMIPLGVGLAGGVALAEVATRWIQSLLFGVSAADAFTFGAAAATLACTTWIASFLPARRTARFDPSKTLRGE; encoded by the coding sequence ATGCCTGAGCCCACGCCGGCGCTCTACCGCGCACTGCTCCACCTCCTGCCGCGCCCCTTCCGACTCCGGTTCGGCGCCGAGATGGGGGAGCTGTTCGTGATGCAAATGGCGATGGCGCCGAACCGCGTTGCTCGCGTGCGACTCTGGATCAGTGCGATTGCCGACCTGATGGTCCAGGGAACCGCCGAACGCTTCCAATTGCGCCCCCGCGCACCATCTCTCACCCCCACTCCGCCGAGCGATTCGATGGGCACCCTTCGCTACACCCTGCGTTCCGCGTTCCGCACCTTGCTGGCGCGCCCCGGGTTCACCCTCCCGGTTGTGCTCACGCTCGGACTCGGCATCGGGTTGGCCAGCGCAATGGCCCTGGTCGTGAACGGAGTGCTGCTCAAGCCGCTGTCGTATCCCGAGCCCGAGCAACTGGTGCGACTGAGTGAGCGAACGGCAAATGCGCCGTCGATCGAGACCTCTGTCCTCACCTTTACCGACTGGCGTGAGCGCGCCACCGGAATCTCCGCAATGGCGGCGGCGGTGCACCGCAACATCGCCGTGACCGGAATCAGTGAACCGACGCGTGTACCGGCGCTGTTCGTGACCGCCGACTTCTTCCGCGTCGCGGGCGTCCAGCTCTTCAAGGGGCGGGCATATGGCGCGGACGAGAACCGCGAGGGCGCCCTCCCGGTGGTGGTCGTGAGCCACGGCTTCTGGCGTGAGACGCTCGGGAGCCCGGCCTCGCTGGATCAGGCACGCATCACCGTGGCCGATCTCCTCAATCGCAGTGAGCAGTATCAGGTCGTCGGCGTGATGCCGCCGGAGTTTGATCTGCTCGGGTCGGCCCAGCTCTACCTCCCGCTTGAGCGCGGCGTGCCCTGGAATGTGCGCAATCACACCGTCGCAGTGATCGCACGCCTCAGGCCCGGCGTGCCGCTCGCGACTGCGTCGGCCTCACTCAATGCCGTGCAGGCGTCGATCCGCGCCGAGGATCCGAGGATCGACGCCCTCGGCGTGACGGTGCAGCCGCTGGCCGACGAGATTCTCGGGCCGGTCCGCCAGCCGCTCCTGCTGCTGCTCGGCAGTGCCGCCTTGCTGCTGCTGATCGCGTTCACCAATGTGGCGGGAGTCCTGCTGGCGCGCGGCATTGCCCGACAGCCTGAAATGCGTTTGCGCACGGCGCTCGGTGCGGGGCGGGGAAGGCTCATCGGTCAGCTGATCGCCGAAAGCGCGGTGCTCGCGGGGATGGCGGCGATCGCCGCGTCGATCGTGGCAAAGGGGCTCTTCACCCTCTTCGCAAAGGTTGACCCAACGGTGATGCCGCGGTTGCAGCAGGTGGCGCCAGGGTGGCCCGGCCTGCTGCTCGTGTCGGCACTGCTCGCGATGGCGGGGGTCGGGTTGTTCGGCGTGAGCAGCGCCTTGCTCACCACGCAATGGGGAGCGGCGGGGCTTCGCGTGCGCGGCAGCACAGCGCAGCCAGGACAACGCGCCGTCTGGCGAGCGCTCCTTGCGGCAGAGGTGGCGCTGGCGTTCACGCTCCTGATCGTGGCCGGGTTGCTGGGGCGGAGTCTCTGGCGCATTGCCTCGGTCGAAACCGGCTTTGACGCGACGGATGTCGCGACTGTGGAGGCGACGTTGCCGGCGGACAAGTATCACGACAACGCCTCGCTGGCAGGATACTTCGAACGCGCGCTCGCAACACTCCGCGCGGTGCCGGGGGTGCAGGAGGCCGGGGTCAACATCATTCTCCCCCTTCCTGGTGCGAGCAGCGTTGCTGGCCCGGTGCATCTCGAAGGGCGCGATACCAAGGATCTGATCGCACAGTATCGCATTGCCGACGAAGGGTATTTCAAGGCGCTCAGGATTCCGCTGTTGCGCGGACGCCTGTTCGATGATCGTGATCGCGAGAATACCGAACACGCGGCGGTGATCAACAGCGCAATGGCAAAACAGTTCTGGGGAAACGCTGACGCCATCGGCAAACGGTTCAGCATTCCCGGAATGGATGGCTTCGGGGACGCCTGGCTCACCGTGGTCGGGGTTGTGGCCGACGCCAGGCCGTGGAATGTCGCTGAAGGTGCGCAAGTGATGTACTACGTCAACTATCGGCAGCGGCCAACGTTTCTCGGCGTGATGGGCGGGAATCTCGTGATCCGCGGGAGCAAGGGTATGGTGGCGCCACAAGCGATCCGCCAGGCACTCGCTGCGGTCGACCCGAATGTGCCACTTCGCATCAGTACCCTGCCCGAGCGACTCGGTCGCGGAACTGCCGACCGCCAGTTCATCCTCACCATCCTCGGCGTCTTCGCGTCGCTCGCCCTGGTGTTGAGCGCGGTCGGCATCTGGAGTGTCTCCTCGTTCGTGATCTCCCGCCGGGTGCGTGAGATGGGAATCCGGCTCGCCGTGGGCGCGACCCCATCACAGGTACGGCGACTGCTGCAGCGCGAGGCCATGATTCCGTTGGGGGTGGGCCTCGCCGGCGGCGTGGCACTCGCTGAGGTGGCGACTCGCTGGATTCAGTCGCTGCTCTTCGGCGTCAGCGCGGCCGATGCCTTCACCTTCGGGGCCGCTGCCGCGACGCTGGCCTGCACGACCTGGATCGCGAGTTTCCTGCCGGCGCGCCGCACGGCCCGATTCGATCCGAGCAAGACGCTCCGTGGCGAGTAG
- a CDS encoding helix-turn-helix transcriptional regulator, with protein sequence MPLDPQELLPLHPLSFEILLLLLDGPAHAYLIVKQLAEQSPTGQLVMPANLYRRIRDMLEQELIAERPVHDDPRRRREFRITPLGKRVAQAEARRLQGALALARSKGLLRNA encoded by the coding sequence ATGCCACTCGACCCGCAGGAACTCCTCCCGCTGCACCCGCTGTCGTTCGAGATCCTGCTACTGCTCCTCGACGGGCCAGCCCACGCCTACCTGATCGTCAAGCAGCTCGCCGAGCAGTCGCCGACTGGCCAACTGGTCATGCCCGCGAATCTCTACCGGCGCATTCGCGACATGCTCGAGCAGGAGCTGATCGCCGAGAGGCCAGTGCACGACGATCCACGCCGGCGACGGGAGTTCCGCATCACGCCGCTTGGCAAGCGCGTCGCGCAAGCGGAGGCGCGGCGACTGCAGGGCGCCCTGGCACTGGCCCGCAGCAAGGGGTTGCTCCGCAATGCCTGA
- a CDS encoding SRPBCC family protein — protein MNKPDYVYVTYIATTAEKVWQAVTDPAIAREYWGGSKGPTRVNVSDWKVGSRWEHVRADGSNIVDMVGRVVESDPPKHLLITWARPAEEAETAKHSRVRFDIEPVEAGLIKLTVAHEDLAKDPKMLEGISGGWPLVLSNMKTLLETGKALPRAAVG, from the coding sequence ATGAACAAGCCTGACTACGTCTACGTGACGTACATCGCAACAACGGCCGAGAAGGTGTGGCAAGCCGTGACCGACCCGGCAATCGCTCGGGAGTACTGGGGTGGCTCCAAGGGGCCGACACGCGTGAATGTCTCCGACTGGAAGGTCGGCTCGCGCTGGGAGCATGTGCGGGCCGATGGCAGCAACATCGTGGATATGGTGGGTCGAGTCGTGGAGAGCGACCCGCCGAAGCATCTCCTGATCACCTGGGCACGGCCCGCTGAGGAGGCCGAGACGGCGAAGCATTCGCGGGTGCGGTTTGATATCGAGCCGGTCGAGGCGGGGCTGATCAAGCTCACCGTGGCGCACGAGGATCTCGCCAAGGATCCGAAGATGCTTGAGGGGATCTCGGGTGGCTGGCCGCTGGTGTTGTCGAACATGAAGACGTTGCTGGAGACGGGGAAGGCGTTGCCGCGGGCGGCGGTGGGGTGA
- a CDS encoding helix-turn-helix domain-containing protein, which produces MDKVFKALADPTRRRLLDQLHLENGQTLSALCEHMDMTRQAVTQHLQLLEDADLVAIVWQGREKLHYLNAVPLFEIHKRWIEKFELNRLGALRKIKNSLEGENDEQA; this is translated from the coding sequence ATCGACAAGGTCTTCAAGGCGCTGGCGGATCCCACCCGCCGGCGTCTGCTCGATCAGCTGCATCTGGAGAATGGCCAGACACTGTCGGCGCTCTGCGAGCATATGGATATGACGCGCCAGGCCGTGACCCAGCACCTGCAGCTGCTCGAGGATGCCGACCTGGTCGCGATCGTCTGGCAGGGCCGGGAGAAGCTGCACTACCTCAACGCCGTGCCGCTGTTTGAAATCCACAAGCGCTGGATCGAGAAATTCGAGCTCAACCGCCTCGGCGCGTTGCGCAAGATCAAGAACTCACTGGAAGGAGAGAACGATGAACAAGCCTGA
- a CDS encoding SRPBCC domain-containing protein: MVDILHRVGVKAPLKDVYQALATREGVAGWWTKKTTGESRVGGELEFRFGAAGEHGFRMRVTELAPEQRVSWHVVDGPPEWVGTTIGFDLKQEGDYAVVLFKHQGWPAPVEFMHHCSTKWAIFLMSLKSLVESGTGSPEPYDTKIDNWN, from the coding sequence ATGGTGGACATTCTGCATCGCGTGGGCGTCAAGGCGCCCCTGAAGGACGTATATCAGGCCCTCGCCACCCGCGAAGGTGTGGCAGGGTGGTGGACGAAGAAGACCACTGGTGAGAGCCGGGTCGGTGGTGAGCTGGAGTTCCGTTTCGGCGCGGCGGGGGAGCACGGTTTCCGGATGAGGGTGACAGAGCTGGCACCGGAGCAGCGGGTCTCGTGGCACGTCGTTGATGGGCCGCCAGAGTGGGTCGGCACCACGATTGGCTTCGACCTCAAACAGGAAGGCGACTACGCCGTGGTCCTCTTCAAGCATCAGGGGTGGCCAGCCCCGGTCGAGTTCATGCACCATTGCAGCACCAAGTGGGCGATCTTCCTGATGAGTCTCAAGTCGCTGGTGGAGTCGGGCACCGGCAGTCCCGAGCCCTACGACACCAAGATCGACAACTGGAACTGA
- a CDS encoding metallophosphoesterase, giving the protein MKRIVTFGLLFACATACSESPTTAMDGARALSASKAVNESANPLDIAVIGDTPYGTAAIALFPAMVDAINSDPKVREVVHVGDFKSGSELCTDARFQTSADLFSTFKDPMVYAVGDNEWTDCHRSNNGGFNPLDRLAKVRELFYPVPGRVLGSRNMTVEAQANYPENQLWVESRVTFAVSHIIGSNNGLDKWFGDRKVNNISAPETAAEGANRVAEVTARQAANLAWLDHAFAVAKTQGSVGIVLFFQADLWHPGDRAGGAAFTAHEAWVARLSQLASTFNGKILLIGGDSHDYRVDPAVPWMSTYYGVPSPSNVTQIIVDRSIESPATDAAPQPASVIEWLRLHVDPRSPEVFSWQQVIVQ; this is encoded by the coding sequence ATGAAGCGCATTGTCACATTCGGCCTGCTGTTCGCGTGTGCGACGGCGTGCAGCGAGAGCCCCACCACCGCAATGGATGGGGCCCGCGCGCTGAGCGCGAGCAAGGCCGTCAACGAATCGGCGAACCCGCTCGACATCGCCGTGATCGGCGACACCCCATATGGGACTGCCGCCATCGCGCTCTTTCCCGCGATGGTCGACGCGATCAACAGCGACCCGAAGGTTCGGGAAGTGGTGCACGTGGGCGATTTCAAGTCGGGCAGTGAACTCTGCACCGATGCCCGCTTCCAGACCTCGGCAGATCTCTTCTCGACCTTCAAGGATCCGATGGTGTACGCCGTCGGCGACAACGAGTGGACCGACTGTCACCGCTCTAACAACGGCGGCTTCAATCCGCTCGATCGCCTTGCGAAGGTGCGCGAGCTCTTCTACCCGGTCCCTGGCCGCGTTCTCGGCAGCCGCAACATGACCGTCGAGGCACAAGCGAACTACCCCGAGAATCAGCTCTGGGTCGAGTCGCGAGTGACCTTCGCCGTGTCGCACATCATCGGTTCGAACAACGGACTCGACAAGTGGTTCGGTGATCGCAAGGTCAACAACATTTCCGCGCCGGAAACGGCGGCCGAGGGTGCGAACCGCGTCGCCGAAGTGACGGCCCGTCAGGCGGCCAATCTTGCCTGGCTGGACCACGCCTTCGCTGTGGCCAAGACACAGGGCTCCGTCGGCATCGTCCTCTTCTTCCAGGCCGATCTCTGGCACCCGGGCGATCGTGCTGGCGGTGCGGCATTCACGGCCCATGAGGCGTGGGTCGCTCGCCTCTCGCAGTTGGCGAGCACCTTCAACGGCAAGATCCTCCTCATCGGCGGCGACAGCCACGACTATCGCGTCGACCCGGCCGTGCCGTGGATGAGCACCTACTATGGCGTCCCCTCGCCATCGAACGTGACCCAGATCATCGTCGACCGCAGCATCGAATCGCCGGCGACCGATGCTGCCCCCCAGCCCGCCTCGGTGATCGAGTGGCTGCGGTTGCACGTCGACCCACGGTCACCCGAAGTCTTCAGCTGGCAGCAGGTCATCGTTCAGTAG
- a CDS encoding Rid family hydrolase, producing the protein MANTHQVIANSRLPSLGPYSQAVRVGELIFTAGQPGIDPATGLVAGPTFRAQARQAILNLGMLLDDAGSGLDRVVKVTCYVADAAAFGTLNELFLEFFPVAPPARSVPVVALPKGLLFSMEAVAVA; encoded by the coding sequence GTGGCAAATACGCACCAGGTCATTGCAAACAGCCGGCTTCCGTCGCTCGGTCCCTACTCCCAAGCAGTGCGGGTTGGCGAGCTGATCTTTACCGCCGGGCAGCCGGGGATCGATCCTGCAACGGGACTGGTGGCAGGTCCGACATTTCGCGCGCAAGCGCGCCAGGCGATCCTCAACCTCGGCATGCTGCTGGACGACGCTGGGAGCGGCCTCGACCGAGTCGTGAAGGTCACCTGCTATGTCGCCGATGCGGCCGCGTTCGGTACCCTCAACGAGTTGTTTCTCGAGTTCTTCCCGGTGGCGCCCCCCGCGCGGTCGGTGCCTGTGGTGGCACTGCCGAAGGGGCTGCTCTTTTCGATGGAGGCGGTGGCGGTGGCGTGA
- a CDS encoding DUF2809 domain-containing protein, whose amino-acid sequence MPEGSGTPTPLPGAAIRARSIPLYAALLVGTIGAGLASRAYPGFFPAFFAMYAGDTLWAMMVFWLLALLWRAAPTARLAAGAITIAVAVECSQLYHAPWLDAIRDTRIGALALGSGFLWSDLVCYAVGVAIAATLDRALRD is encoded by the coding sequence GTGCCGGAGGGTAGCGGCACACCCACGCCCCTCCCGGGAGCCGCCATTCGCGCGCGCTCGATTCCGCTCTATGCTGCCCTGTTAGTCGGCACCATCGGTGCCGGCCTCGCCTCGCGCGCGTACCCCGGATTCTTTCCCGCGTTCTTCGCGATGTACGCTGGCGACACGCTCTGGGCGATGATGGTCTTCTGGCTGCTCGCGTTACTATGGCGCGCGGCGCCCACAGCGCGACTCGCAGCGGGGGCCATCACGATCGCGGTGGCGGTGGAGTGCAGTCAGCTCTATCACGCCCCGTGGCTCGACGCGATTCGTGACACCCGCATCGGCGCACTCGCGCTGGGGAGCGGCTTCCTCTGGAGCGATCTCGTCTGCTACGCGGTGGGGGTCGCGATCGCGGCGACGCTGGATCGAGCCCTGAGAGACTAG